One region of Streptococcus parasanguinis genomic DNA includes:
- a CDS encoding uracil-DNA glycosylase, with translation MQHSPWHEAIKSHLPEGYFHQINHFMNEVYSKGVVYPPRDKVFKALQTTEMDQVKVLILGQDPYHGPDQAQGLSFSVPDHVPAPPSLQNILKELRSDIGEKRSHDLTSWAEQGVLLLNACLTVPAGQANGHAGQIWEPFTDAVIKVVNELEEPVVFILWGSYARKKRPLITHDRHLVLESAHPSPLSAYRGFFGSQPFSKTNQFLKEAGREPIDWLR, from the coding sequence ATGCAGCATTCACCCTGGCATGAAGCCATCAAATCCCATCTTCCAGAAGGGTATTTTCACCAGATCAATCACTTTATGAATGAAGTCTATAGCAAAGGAGTGGTTTATCCACCGCGTGACAAGGTCTTTAAGGCCTTGCAGACGACAGAGATGGATCAGGTCAAGGTCTTGATCTTAGGCCAAGATCCCTACCATGGACCAGATCAAGCGCAGGGCTTAAGTTTTTCTGTTCCGGATCATGTACCAGCGCCACCTTCTTTGCAAAATATTCTCAAAGAATTGCGCTCAGATATTGGAGAGAAGCGTTCCCATGATCTGACCTCTTGGGCAGAGCAAGGAGTGCTCTTGCTCAATGCCTGTTTGACGGTGCCTGCTGGTCAGGCCAATGGTCATGCAGGACAAATTTGGGAGCCTTTCACAGATGCTGTGATCAAGGTGGTCAATGAGTTGGAGGAGCCTGTTGTCTTTATCCTCTGGGGATCTTATGCCCGTAAGAAAAGGCCTCTGATTACCCACGATCGACATTTGGTCCTTGAATCAGCTCACCCAAGTCCTTTATCGGCCTACCGAGGATTCTTTGGTTCCCAACCCTTTTCAAAAACCAATCAATTTTTGAAAGAGGCGGGACGCGAGCCGATTGATTGGTTAAGATAG
- a CDS encoding NUDIX hydrolase has protein sequence MPQLATICYIDNGKEFLMLHRNKKPNDVHEGKWIGVGGKLERGETPQECAAREIFEETGLRAKPVLKGIITFPEFTPDLDWYTYVFKVTDFEGELIECNEGTLEWVPYDQVLSKPTWEGDHTFVEWLLEDKPFFSAMFRYDGDRLLESHVDFYE, from the coding sequence ATGCCACAATTAGCAACGATTTGTTACATTGACAATGGGAAAGAATTTCTCATGCTGCATCGCAATAAAAAGCCCAATGATGTCCATGAAGGTAAATGGATCGGAGTTGGTGGAAAATTAGAACGCGGGGAAACCCCTCAGGAGTGTGCTGCGCGTGAGATTTTTGAGGAGACGGGCCTTAGAGCCAAGCCAGTTTTGAAAGGGATTATTACCTTTCCGGAGTTCACTCCAGATTTAGACTGGTACACCTATGTCTTCAAGGTAACAGATTTTGAAGGAGAACTGATCGAGTGTAACGAAGGGACCTTGGAGTGGGTACCTTATGATCAAGTCCTCTCAAAACCGACCTGGGAAGGGGACCACACCTTTGTCGAGTGGTTGTTGGAGGATAAACCCTTCTTTTCAGCAATGTTTCGCTATGACGGCGACCGCTTGTTAGAGTCGCATGTTGATTTTTATGAATAA
- a CDS encoding dihydroorotase has protein sequence MVVIKNGRVMDPKTGLDQVCDLRIEGKKIVEIAKNLPTDGQEVLDATGLVVAPGLIDVHVHFREPGQTHKEDIHTGALAAAAGGFTRVVMMANTNPTISDIATLEEVLASAAKENLHIHTVATVTKNFDGQHLTDFEGLLKAGAVGFSDDGIPLQSTKVVRQALEEAKRLGTFISLHEEDPELNGILGLNENIAKEHFHVCGATGVAEYSMAARDAMIAHATGAHLHIQHLSKEESVKVVEFAQGLGAHVTAEVAPQHFSKTESLLLTKGSNAKMNPPLRLESDRLAVIEGLKSGVISVIATDHAPHHADEKNVPDITKAPSGMTGLETSLSLGLTYLVHAGHLSLMQLLEKMSYNPARLYDFDAGYIAVDGPADLTIFDPEADRLVSDHFASKAGNSPFVGETLKGKVAYTICDGQVIFQG, from the coding sequence ATGGTTGTCATTAAAAATGGTCGCGTAATGGATCCCAAAACTGGCTTGGATCAAGTCTGTGATCTTCGCATTGAAGGAAAGAAAATTGTAGAGATCGCTAAAAACCTCCCAACGGATGGACAAGAAGTCCTTGATGCTACTGGTCTGGTGGTTGCTCCTGGTTTGATCGATGTACACGTGCATTTCCGTGAACCCGGTCAAACTCATAAAGAAGACATCCATACGGGTGCCTTAGCCGCAGCTGCTGGTGGTTTTACTCGAGTGGTTATGATGGCCAATACCAATCCGACCATTTCAGATATTGCTACCTTAGAAGAAGTCTTAGCTTCTGCAGCCAAGGAAAATCTCCACATTCATACGGTAGCGACGGTGACTAAGAACTTTGACGGTCAACACCTAACAGATTTTGAAGGCCTGCTTAAGGCTGGTGCAGTAGGATTTTCAGATGATGGGATTCCCCTTCAAAGTACTAAGGTTGTCCGCCAAGCCTTGGAAGAAGCTAAGCGTCTAGGGACCTTTATTAGTCTGCATGAAGAAGACCCTGAGTTGAATGGCATTCTAGGTTTGAATGAAAACATTGCTAAGGAACACTTCCATGTCTGTGGGGCGACGGGTGTAGCCGAATATTCAATGGCTGCGCGTGATGCCATGATTGCCCATGCGACAGGTGCTCACCTCCATATCCAACACCTTTCCAAGGAAGAAAGTGTCAAGGTGGTGGAATTTGCCCAAGGATTAGGAGCTCATGTGACGGCAGAAGTGGCACCTCAACACTTTTCGAAAACAGAAAGTCTGCTCTTGACTAAGGGAAGCAATGCTAAGATGAATCCACCTCTTCGCTTGGAATCTGACCGTCTAGCAGTGATTGAAGGCTTGAAGTCAGGCGTCATCTCCGTGATTGCGACTGACCACGCGCCTCACCATGCAGATGAGAAGAATGTTCCTGATATTACCAAAGCACCATCTGGCATGACTGGGCTTGAAACTTCGCTTTCTCTTGGTTTGACCTACTTGGTGCATGCTGGCCATTTAAGCCTGATGCAATTGCTTGAAAAGATGTCCTATAATCCAGCACGTCTCTATGATTTTGATGCTGGCTATATCGCAGTGGATGGACCGGCTGATTTAACCATCTTTGATCCAGAAGCAGATCGTCTGGTATCGGATCATTTCGCTTCAAAAGCTGGCAATTCACCATTTGTGGGTGAAACATTAAAAGGGAAAGTTGCTTATACAATCTGTGATGGACAAGTGATTTTTCAAGGATAA
- a CDS encoding SGNH/GDSL hydrolase family protein, translating into MNLKKMMQGLVFFLTSLLVFVFLFRALLPTASPRMTKPKTAEKEITYTYVALGDSLTKGVGDSTNQGGFVPILAQSLSNENDGQYQPVNYGVAGNTSAQILDRLKKQTDLQKDLKKARVMTLTVGGNDLRKVVVDHLSDFSLSDIQKPLKNYTANLKEIITKARKDNPHLPIYVVGIYNPLYLNFPELTSIQTAVDRWNETTEETIAQFDQVYFVPINDLLYKGIDGKMGVSEVSDGKTTVINDALYEEDSFHPNNTGYEKMKQAILEKINATKKTWSQK; encoded by the coding sequence ATGAATCTTAAAAAAATGATGCAAGGCTTGGTTTTCTTTTTAACCAGCCTTCTTGTCTTTGTCTTTCTATTTCGTGCTTTGCTACCAACTGCGTCTCCTCGTATGACCAAGCCCAAAACGGCTGAGAAAGAAATCACCTATACATATGTAGCTCTAGGAGATTCACTGACCAAAGGTGTTGGAGATAGTACCAATCAAGGGGGCTTTGTGCCCATCCTTGCTCAAAGTCTGTCCAATGAAAATGACGGCCAGTACCAACCTGTCAACTATGGAGTAGCTGGGAATACAAGTGCTCAGATCTTAGATCGACTCAAGAAGCAAACAGATCTTCAGAAGGATCTCAAAAAGGCGCGTGTCATGACCTTAACGGTTGGGGGAAATGATCTGCGCAAAGTTGTTGTCGATCATCTGAGTGATTTTTCTCTATCAGATATCCAAAAACCGCTCAAGAATTATACAGCGAACCTCAAAGAAATTATTACAAAGGCCAGAAAGGACAATCCCCATCTTCCCATTTATGTAGTGGGGATCTACAATCCTCTTTACCTGAATTTTCCTGAATTAACTAGTATCCAGACGGCTGTAGATCGTTGGAATGAGACGACGGAAGAAACCATCGCGCAATTTGATCAGGTCTATTTCGTTCCGATCAATGATCTGCTTTATAAAGGAATTGATGGCAAAATGGGCGTATCAGAAGTCAGTGACGGGAAGACTACCGTTATCAATGATGCCCTGTATGAAGAGGATAGCTTTCACCCTAACAATACGGGCTATGAAAAGATGAAACAAGCAATATTGGAGAAAATCAATGCCACGAAGAAAACTTGGAGTCAAAAATAA
- a CDS encoding YpmS family protein, producing the protein MPRRKLGVKNNPINEKVPFLQKINIWKWLFLGLVSLLLAFAIVVQGRLATPREDVSQLHQAVGTKDVKVGTMTTTRDQLNDTIKSLLKKYKLSDYKVYADNQQILLEGQLSLLGKEYPLYIYFQPSKLENGNILLTVKDFSVGTFQIPQRMVLQLLSKNKNIPKFVQISPKQSTITIVLPEIDNDFGIYVKANTIDLYNDKIVFDLYQKK; encoded by the coding sequence ATGCCACGAAGAAAACTTGGAGTCAAAAATAATCCCATCAACGAGAAGGTCCCCTTCCTTCAAAAAATTAATATTTGGAAATGGTTGTTTTTAGGATTGGTGAGCCTTCTCTTAGCCTTTGCTATAGTCGTGCAAGGACGCTTAGCGACGCCAAGAGAAGATGTTAGTCAGCTTCATCAAGCAGTTGGCACCAAAGATGTCAAAGTTGGAACCATGACAACGACTCGGGATCAACTCAATGATACTATCAAATCGCTACTGAAAAAATATAAGCTGTCCGACTACAAGGTCTATGCGGACAATCAGCAAATCCTATTAGAAGGGCAGTTGAGTCTCTTAGGAAAGGAGTATCCCTTATATATTTACTTCCAACCATCCAAATTGGAAAATGGGAACATCCTCTTGACGGTGAAGGATTTTTCAGTTGGAACCTTTCAAATTCCACAAAGGATGGTCTTGCAGCTCTTGAGTAAAAATAAAAATATCCCAAAATTTGTTCAGATCTCACCCAAGCAGTCTACCATCACCATTGTATTGCCAGAAATTGACAATGACTTTGGAATCTATGTCAAGGCCAATACCATTGACCTCTATAATGACAAGATCGTTTTCGATTTGTATCAGAAGAAGTAG
- a CDS encoding 2-isopropylmalate synthase, with translation MRKVEFLDTSLRDGEQTPGVNFSIKEKIAIAKQLEKWGISAIEAGFPAASPDSFTAVQEIAKVLTKTAVTGLARSVKSDIDACYEALKDAKYPQVHVFIATSPIHREFKLNKSKEEILEAIKEHVSYARSKFEVVEFSPEDATRTELDFLLQVVQTAVDAGASYINIPDTVGFTTPAEYGAIFKYLIDHVKTDREIIYSPHCHDDLGMAVANSLAAVKNGARRVEGTINGIGERAGNAALEEVAVALNIREDYFQVESPIVLNETINTSELVSRYSGIPIPKNKAVVGGNAFSHESGIHQDGVLKNPLTYEIITPELVGVKSNSLPLGKLSGRHAFVEKLHELGLEFTEEDIKPLFAKFKSLADKKHEITDADIRALVAGTAVENPEGFQFNDLRLTTNADETITAAVSLSNEEGEVLEFLANGQGSVEAIFNAIDKFFNQTVRLTSYNIDAVTDGIDAQARVLVSVENVDTDTIFNASGLDFDVLKASAIAYINANTLVQKENAGEMGRAVSYRDLPQA, from the coding sequence ATGCGTAAAGTTGAATTTTTAGATACCAGCCTTCGGGACGGTGAACAGACTCCAGGAGTTAATTTCTCTATCAAAGAAAAAATTGCCATTGCTAAACAATTGGAAAAATGGGGTATTTCTGCTATTGAAGCAGGTTTTCCTGCAGCTAGTCCTGATTCCTTCACGGCTGTTCAAGAGATTGCCAAGGTCTTGACCAAGACAGCCGTGACAGGTTTGGCTCGCTCCGTTAAATCCGATATCGATGCTTGCTATGAAGCCTTGAAAGACGCCAAATATCCACAAGTTCACGTCTTTATCGCAACCAGTCCGATTCACCGGGAGTTTAAACTCAACAAGAGCAAGGAAGAAATTCTTGAAGCCATTAAAGAGCACGTTTCATATGCGCGTTCAAAGTTTGAGGTTGTGGAGTTCTCGCCAGAAGATGCGACACGGACCGAATTGGATTTCCTCTTGCAAGTCGTACAGACTGCAGTCGATGCAGGGGCCAGCTATATCAACATTCCTGATACAGTCGGTTTCACGACACCAGCGGAGTACGGTGCCATTTTCAAATACTTGATTGACCATGTCAAGACAGATCGCGAGATTATCTATTCCCCTCATTGCCATGATGACCTAGGTATGGCCGTGGCGAATAGCCTCGCTGCTGTTAAAAATGGTGCCCGTCGTGTTGAAGGAACCATCAATGGCATCGGGGAGCGGGCCGGCAATGCGGCGCTTGAAGAAGTAGCAGTTGCTCTCAATATTCGCGAAGACTATTTCCAAGTGGAGAGTCCGATTGTCCTTAATGAAACCATCAACACTTCTGAATTGGTTTCTCGTTACTCTGGTATTCCAATTCCTAAAAACAAGGCGGTTGTTGGTGGCAATGCCTTCTCACACGAGTCTGGGATTCACCAAGATGGGGTCCTTAAAAATCCTCTTACCTATGAAATCATCACACCTGAATTGGTGGGTGTCAAGAGCAATAGCCTCCCTCTTGGAAAATTGTCTGGTCGCCATGCCTTTGTCGAAAAACTGCATGAGTTGGGACTGGAATTTACAGAAGAAGACATCAAGCCATTGTTTGCGAAGTTCAAATCTCTGGCAGACAAGAAACACGAGATCACAGATGCCGATATCCGCGCCCTTGTTGCAGGTACAGCAGTTGAAAATCCAGAAGGATTCCAATTTAACGATCTCCGTTTGACAACCAACGCAGACGAAACGATTACAGCAGCGGTTAGCCTCAGCAATGAAGAAGGGGAAGTACTTGAATTCCTTGCCAATGGTCAAGGATCGGTTGAAGCGATCTTTAATGCGATTGATAAATTCTTCAACCAAACTGTTCGCTTGACATCATACAATATCGATGCAGTGACAGATGGGATCGATGCCCAAGCCCGTGTCTTGGTATCCGTGGAAAATGTCGATACAGATACGATTTTCAATGCCTCTGGTTTGGACTTTGACGTATTGAAAGCCTCTGCCATCGCTTATATCAATGCCAACACACTGGTTCAAAAAGAGAATGCGGGTGAGATGGGACGAGCTGTCTCCTACCGTGATCTTCCACAAGCCTAA
- the leuB gene encoding 3-isopropylmalate dehydrogenase has protein sequence MTKKIVTLAGDGIGPEIMAAGLEVLAAVAPKIGFDYSLEDKPFGGAGIDAAGHPLPQDTLKAAKGADAILLAAIGSPEYDNAPVRPEQGLLAIRKELNLFANIRPVRIFDALKHLSPLKPERIEGVDFVVVRELTGGIYFGEHILKEDTARDINDYSAEEIRRIMHQAFKIAQGRGKKVTSIDKQNVLATSKLWRQVAEEVAKEFPDVTLEHQLVDSAAMIMITNPARFDVVVTENLFGDILSDESSVLPGTLGVMPSASHSDQGPSMYEPIHGSAPDIAGQGVANPISMILSVAMMLRDSFGETAGAEMIEEAVNQTLNQGILTRDLGGQASTAEMTAAIIRNL, from the coding sequence ATGACAAAGAAAATTGTAACACTTGCAGGAGATGGGATTGGCCCTGAGATCATGGCAGCTGGACTAGAGGTCCTCGCAGCCGTCGCTCCCAAAATTGGCTTTGATTATAGCCTAGAAGACAAACCTTTTGGGGGTGCAGGAATTGATGCCGCTGGCCACCCTCTTCCCCAAGATACTCTAAAAGCAGCTAAAGGAGCGGATGCTATTCTTCTCGCAGCCATCGGGAGTCCTGAGTATGACAATGCTCCTGTTCGTCCAGAACAAGGCTTGCTCGCTATTCGCAAGGAATTAAATCTCTTTGCCAATATTCGTCCTGTACGGATTTTTGACGCCTTGAAACACTTGTCTCCTTTGAAACCAGAGCGTATCGAGGGTGTCGACTTCGTGGTCGTGCGTGAATTGACAGGTGGGATTTACTTTGGAGAGCATATCTTGAAAGAAGATACAGCGCGCGATATCAATGATTACAGTGCGGAAGAAATTCGTCGGATTATGCACCAAGCCTTCAAGATCGCGCAAGGACGTGGCAAGAAAGTGACCAGTATCGATAAGCAAAATGTCCTAGCAACTTCTAAATTGTGGCGCCAAGTGGCAGAAGAAGTTGCCAAAGAATTTCCAGATGTGACCTTAGAGCACCAGCTTGTCGATAGTGCGGCCATGATCATGATTACCAATCCAGCCCGCTTTGATGTCGTAGTGACAGAGAATCTATTCGGAGATATCTTATCTGACGAATCGAGCGTCCTTCCTGGAACACTAGGCGTGATGCCGTCTGCCAGTCATTCTGACCAAGGACCAAGCATGTACGAACCGATTCATGGTTCAGCACCTGATATTGCTGGTCAAGGCGTTGCCAATCCGATTTCCATGATCCTGTCCGTCGCTATGATGCTCCGAGACAGTTTTGGAGAAACAGCAGGTGCAGAAATGATCGAAGAAGCGGTCAATCAAACCTTGAATCAGGGGATTTTAACCCGAGATCTAGGTGGTCAGGCTTCGACTGCAGAGATGACAGCAGCTATCATAAGGAATCTCTAA
- a CDS encoding DUF1294 domain-containing protein yields MTWRDRCLMVIALWNGMVFLTYGLDKRKAIQNRWRIPEKVLLLESWLLGGFGALLGGHLFHHKVRKWYFQVTWWMSSLLLAGVLFLILQWIP; encoded by the coding sequence ATGACTTGGAGAGATCGCTGTTTAATGGTCATTGCTCTTTGGAATGGTATGGTCTTTCTGACCTATGGCTTAGATAAGCGAAAAGCCATTCAAAACAGATGGCGGATTCCTGAAAAGGTCCTCTTACTCGAGAGCTGGCTACTTGGTGGATTTGGAGCTCTTCTAGGTGGGCATCTCTTTCACCACAAGGTACGAAAATGGTATTTCCAAGTCACCTGGTGGATGAGTAGCCTTCTCTTAGCAGGTGTCCTCTTTCTAATCCTTCAATGGATTCCCTAG
- the leuC gene encoding 3-isopropylmalate dehydratase large subunit, producing the protein MIGKSIFDKLWDRHVITGVEGQPQLMYVDQHYIHEVTSPQAFQGLRDAGRKVRRPDLTFGTFDHNVPTVNIFDIRDVISKAQIDKLAENVVDFGIDHAAHGSAKQGIVHMVGPETGRTQPGKFIVCGDSHTATHGAFGAIAFGIGTSEVEHVFATQTIWQVKPKKMLVEFTGTPQKGIYSKDYILALIARYGVACGVGYVVEYRGEAIDRLTMEERMTICNMSIEFGSKMGIMNPDETTFDYLRGRECVPDDFEAAVADWKTLVSDDDAVYDKVIRMDVSDLAPMVTWGTNPSMGVDFETPFPEIRDMNDERAYHYMDLEPGQKPADIELGYIFIGSCTNARLSDLELAAKFVKGKKIAPNLTAIVVPGSRPVKQAAEKLGLDKIFMDAGFEWRDPGCSMCLGMNPDKVPDGVHCASTSNRNFEDRQGFGAKTHLCSPAMAAAAAIAGRFVDVRQMPEVK; encoded by the coding sequence ATGATTGGAAAATCTATCTTTGATAAACTTTGGGACCGCCACGTGATTACTGGAGTGGAAGGGCAACCCCAACTCATGTATGTAGACCAACACTATATCCACGAAGTGACGAGTCCCCAAGCCTTTCAAGGATTAAGGGATGCAGGACGCAAGGTTCGACGACCTGATTTAACCTTTGGAACCTTTGATCACAATGTTCCAACGGTCAATATTTTTGATATCCGAGATGTCATTTCAAAGGCCCAGATTGATAAATTAGCTGAGAATGTGGTGGACTTTGGGATTGATCATGCTGCCCATGGTTCTGCTAAGCAAGGAATCGTTCATATGGTGGGCCCTGAAACCGGTCGGACCCAGCCTGGGAAATTTATTGTCTGTGGAGACAGCCATACCGCAACCCACGGAGCCTTTGGTGCCATTGCCTTTGGGATTGGAACCAGTGAAGTGGAGCATGTCTTTGCTACCCAAACCATCTGGCAAGTCAAACCCAAGAAAATGTTGGTTGAATTCACCGGAACCCCACAAAAAGGGATCTATTCAAAGGATTACATCCTAGCTTTGATAGCGCGCTACGGTGTTGCTTGTGGAGTTGGCTATGTCGTAGAGTATCGGGGAGAAGCAATTGATCGTTTGACTATGGAAGAACGCATGACCATCTGTAACATGTCGATCGAGTTCGGATCCAAAATGGGGATCATGAATCCAGATGAGACGACCTTTGACTACCTCCGAGGACGCGAATGTGTGCCAGATGATTTTGAGGCCGCAGTAGCAGATTGGAAGACTCTGGTTAGTGATGACGATGCCGTTTATGACAAGGTCATCCGTATGGATGTATCTGATCTTGCTCCGATGGTGACTTGGGGGACCAATCCTTCTATGGGAGTGGACTTCGAGACTCCTTTTCCAGAGATTCGCGACATGAATGATGAACGGGCTTATCATTATATGGATCTTGAACCTGGCCAAAAACCAGCAGACATTGAATTAGGCTATATCTTTATCGGTTCCTGTACCAATGCGCGTCTCAGCGATTTGGAGTTGGCAGCCAAGTTTGTGAAAGGCAAAAAAATTGCGCCAAACTTAACTGCTATTGTGGTACCTGGCTCTCGTCCGGTTAAGCAAGCCGCCGAAAAATTAGGCTTAGACAAGATCTTCATGGATGCGGGCTTTGAATGGCGTGATCCAGGATGCTCGATGTGTCTAGGAATGAACCCAGACAAGGTTCCAGATGGGGTCCACTGTGCCTCTACTAGCAACCGGAACTTCGAAGACCGCCAAGGATTTGGGGCTAAGACCCATCTCTGTAGCCCAGCAATGGCCGCTGCAGCAGCAATAGCTGGTCGCTTTGTCGACGTGCGCCAAATGCCAGAAGTCAAGTAA
- the leuD gene encoding 3-isopropylmalate dehydratase small subunit, translated as MEKFTIYTGTTVPLMNDNIDTDQILPKQFLKLIDKKGFGKYLMYAWRYLDDQYTEDPEFIFNKPEYRKATILITGDNFGAGSSREHAAWALADYGFKVVIAGSFGDIHYNNELNNGMLPIVQPLEVRQKLASLKPTDPVTVDLEEQKILSPVGEFRFEIDQDWKHKLLNGLDDIGITLQYEDLIAAYEKNRPAYWQ; from the coding sequence ATGGAGAAATTTACCATTTATACAGGAACAACAGTTCCTTTGATGAACGATAATATCGATACCGACCAGATCCTCCCCAAGCAATTCTTAAAGCTGATTGATAAAAAAGGTTTTGGGAAATACCTCATGTATGCTTGGCGCTATTTGGATGACCAATATACTGAGGATCCAGAATTTATCTTTAACAAGCCAGAATACCGCAAGGCAACCATTTTGATCACTGGTGACAATTTTGGGGCTGGTTCCTCTCGGGAGCACGCAGCCTGGGCTTTAGCTGACTATGGTTTTAAAGTCGTTATCGCCGGCTCTTTCGGAGATATCCATTACAATAATGAGCTCAATAATGGCATGCTACCGATTGTCCAACCACTAGAGGTTCGTCAAAAATTGGCAAGTTTGAAGCCGACAGATCCAGTGACAGTAGATTTGGAAGAACAGAAGATCCTCTCGCCTGTTGGAGAGTTTCGCTTTGAGATCGATCAAGATTGGAAACACAAGTTGCTCAACGGCTTGGATGATATCGGGATTACGCTTCAGTACGAAGACTTGATTGCAGCTTATGAGAAGAACCGGCCAGCTTACTGGCAATGA
- a CDS encoding L-threonylcarbamoyladenylate synthase yields the protein MTKHIQWDGQLSQEGFDILKGEGGCIVCPTKVGYIIMTSDKAGLERKFEAKERNRNKPGVVLCGSMDELRALAQLNPEIEAFYQKHWDEDILLGCILPWREDAYAKLQAFGDGREELMTDVRGTSCFVIKFGKAGEQIAKEMWEKEGKMVYASSANPSGKGNRGKVEGIGERIEGAVDLVIEADDYVASIQPDKTIETRYEQGVMVSMVDAEGKLIPEQGAGSRSVNTCPVVIRKGLDIDKIMMHLSDHFNSWNYRQGEYY from the coding sequence ATGACAAAACACATTCAATGGGACGGACAACTTTCACAAGAAGGATTTGATATTCTTAAAGGAGAGGGTGGCTGTATCGTCTGCCCTACCAAAGTTGGCTACATCATCATGACCAGTGACAAGGCTGGCTTGGAACGTAAATTCGAAGCCAAAGAACGTAACCGCAACAAACCAGGTGTGGTTCTTTGCGGAAGCATGGATGAACTTCGTGCCCTTGCACAATTGAATCCTGAAATCGAAGCCTTCTACCAAAAACATTGGGATGAAGATATCTTGCTTGGTTGTATCCTTCCTTGGCGTGAAGATGCTTATGCAAAATTGCAGGCTTTCGGAGATGGACGTGAAGAACTCATGACAGACGTTCGTGGAACTTCATGCTTTGTCATCAAATTTGGTAAAGCTGGTGAGCAAATCGCCAAAGAAATGTGGGAAAAAGAAGGCAAGATGGTTTACGCTTCTTCAGCCAACCCTTCCGGTAAAGGAAACCGCGGGAAGGTCGAAGGAATCGGTGAGCGTATCGAAGGTGCCGTGGACTTGGTTATCGAAGCCGATGATTATGTAGCTTCTATCCAACCAGACAAGACCATTGAAACGCGCTATGAACAAGGTGTAATGGTCTCTATGGTTGATGCCGAAGGAAAATTGATTCCAGAACAAGGAGCAGGTAGCCGTTCCGTCAATACTTGTCCAGTCGTCATCCGTAAAGGATTGGATATCGATAAGATCATGATGCACTTATCTGATCATTTCAACTCTTGGAACTACCGCCAAGGGGAATACTATTAA